A single region of the Salmo salar chromosome ssa16, Ssal_v3.1, whole genome shotgun sequence genome encodes:
- the LOC106591034 gene encoding glycogenin-1 isoform X2 — protein MADQAYVTLATNDNYAKGAMVLGRSLRNHNTTKQLVVLIGPHVAEPCRAMLSSIYDEVCVVDILDSGDTAHLALMKRPDLGVTFTKLHCWTLTHYTKCVFMDADTLVLSNIDELFEREELSAAPDPGWPDCFNSGVFVFKPSNETYRSLMTHCTENGSFDGGDQGVLNSFFNTWSTADISKHLPFIYNLSSIAIYTYLPAFKQYGHEAKVVHFLGKVKPWNYSYDTQTGKVKGHTLTPGSGDLHPDFLVQWWNLYSSGVLPALRDSYGDALFCSGCTEWQVIDMVTSLPVSHGYFKQVI, from the exons ATGGCGG ACCAAGCATATGTGACTCTGGCCACAAATGACAACTATGCCAAAGGAGCAATGGTTCTGGGGAGGTCGCTAcgcaaccataacacaaccaaaCAACTGGTGGTTCTGATTGGACCGCACGTAGCAGAGCCCTGCag ggccaTGCTGAGTAGCATCTATgacgaggtgtgtgtggtggataTCTTGGACTCTGGGGACACGGCCCACCTGGCCCTGATGAAGAGACCAGACCTCGGAGTGACCTTCACCAAGCTGCACTGCTGGACACTCACACACTACACCAAGTGTGTGTTTATGGACGCTGACACACTG gtGTTGTCCAACATCGATGAGCTGTTTGAGAGGGAGGAGTTATCTGCTGCGCCTGATCCTGGTTGGCCAGACTGTTTCAACTCGGGCGTGTTCGTCTTTAAACCGTCCAATGAAACATACCGCAGCCTTATGACACACTGCACTGAGAACGGCAGCTTTGACG gtgGGGACCAAGGAGTTCTGAACAGTTTCTTCAATACCTGGTCAACAGCAGACATTTCCAAACACCTGCCTTTTATCTACAACCTCAGCAGCATCGCTATATACACCTATCTACCAGCCTTCAAAca gtacGGTCATGAGGCTAAGGTGGTCCACTTCCTGGGGAAGGTGAAGCCGTGGAACTACTCCTATGACACCCAGACTGGGAAGGTCAAAGGTCACACCCTGACCCCTGGCTCGGGTGACCTGCACCCTGACTTCCTGGTTCAGTGGTGGAACCTCTACTCCTCTGGGGTCCTACCTGCTCTCAGAGACTCATATGGAGACGCACTGTTCTGCTCCGGCTGCACTGAg TGGCAAGTCATTGACATGGtaacctctctccctgtctctcatggATACTTTAAACAGGTAATCTAA
- the LOC106591034 gene encoding glycogenin-1 isoform X1, translated as MADQAYVTLATNDNYAKGAMVLGRSLRNHNTTKQLVVLIGPHVAEPCRAMLSSIYDEVCVVDILDSGDTAHLALMKRPDLGVTFTKLHCWTLTHYTKCVFMDADTLVLSNIDELFEREELSAAPDPGWPDCFNSGVFVFKPSNETYRSLMTHCTENGSFDGGDQGVLNSFFNTWSTADISKHLPFIYNLSSIAIYTYLPAFKQYGHEAKVVHFLGKVKPWNYSYDTQTGKVKGHTLTPGSGDLHPDFLVQWWNLYSSGVLPALRDSYGDALFCSGCTEEEVCDSVVEIILPPPPPQAPQVSSEERRQRWEAGQADYMGADSFESIQRKLDCFLK; from the exons ATGGCGG ACCAAGCATATGTGACTCTGGCCACAAATGACAACTATGCCAAAGGAGCAATGGTTCTGGGGAGGTCGCTAcgcaaccataacacaaccaaaCAACTGGTGGTTCTGATTGGACCGCACGTAGCAGAGCCCTGCag ggccaTGCTGAGTAGCATCTATgacgaggtgtgtgtggtggataTCTTGGACTCTGGGGACACGGCCCACCTGGCCCTGATGAAGAGACCAGACCTCGGAGTGACCTTCACCAAGCTGCACTGCTGGACACTCACACACTACACCAAGTGTGTGTTTATGGACGCTGACACACTG gtGTTGTCCAACATCGATGAGCTGTTTGAGAGGGAGGAGTTATCTGCTGCGCCTGATCCTGGTTGGCCAGACTGTTTCAACTCGGGCGTGTTCGTCTTTAAACCGTCCAATGAAACATACCGCAGCCTTATGACACACTGCACTGAGAACGGCAGCTTTGACG gtgGGGACCAAGGAGTTCTGAACAGTTTCTTCAATACCTGGTCAACAGCAGACATTTCCAAACACCTGCCTTTTATCTACAACCTCAGCAGCATCGCTATATACACCTATCTACCAGCCTTCAAAca gtacGGTCATGAGGCTAAGGTGGTCCACTTCCTGGGGAAGGTGAAGCCGTGGAACTACTCCTATGACACCCAGACTGGGAAGGTCAAAGGTCACACCCTGACCCCTGGCTCGGGTGACCTGCACCCTGACTTCCTGGTTCAGTGGTGGAACCTCTACTCCTCTGGGGTCCTACCTGCTCTCAGAGACTCATATGGAGACGCACTGTTCTGCTCCGGCTGCACTGAg GAGGAGGTCTGTGACAGTGTGGTTGAGATCATCCTCCCCCCGCCTCCCCCTCAGGCGCCCCAGGTGTCcagtgaggagaggaggcagcgatGGGAGGCGGGCCAGGCGGACTACATGGGAGCCGACTCCTTCGAAAGCATCCAGAGGAAACTGGACTGCTTCCTCAAGTAG